The Branchiostoma floridae strain S238N-H82 chromosome 7, Bfl_VNyyK, whole genome shotgun sequence region tttttttttgtgtgccttCTTTTAACTTTGTGAGGCAGCATGATATCCGATATGGAATATCTCAACATTTTGCAACAATGCTCCCCAAAAGCTTTCAAGTTTCAGcaagttttttctttcttacgtATAAGACCCAAAGGATGGAACCTACACTTTTATTGCTGCTTGCAGGTGATGGCATCAGCTATCTTATTAACATCAGGCAAACCGAAGGGGCTTCCAGGAGGACTGCAGGCATTCCGAGTGCGATGCCTGGGCGGTGGTTCAATCGGCTTTTGCGCTGGTGGTGGCTGGTCTCctgaagaaaaaaggaaatattaGAAAATTCCATCAAAATTCCAAAATTCATTAAAGCAGTCAACAAAATAGCACTAAACTTTGAAATCTCCTGATTTTTTAGTGAGTGTAACATAGAAGCTACTGTAGGACACAAAAGTGGAGAAAATTCAAGATGagtaatgtgtatgttttggaCTTATGAAAAACAAACTCCATAGAAGTCAATAGTAAATTAAAATCACACAAAGCAAATTTCCACAAGCAAGCAAGTGTACCATGAGTCATCCTCTTGAACCCGCTGGCACAACTTACCTGGTCCGAAAAGTGACATGGCCAGTGCAACGTCACTTGGGACGTCCCCCTTGGCATCCTGCACTTTCTCCTGCAGCAGGCTATAAGGGCTAGGGTCCTCGTTCCATCCTCGAGATCTACGTCTCTCCCTCGACATGGACAAAGTACTCGGTCGGGAACCGCTGTCACTCCTATCCCTCGAAGAGTCACCAGAGCCGTCTCTGTCTTGTTCTCCCAACTTGTCTTCCTCGGAATCAGGAAGTTGGAGTTTCCAGTCTATGATGGTGGACTGAGACTGTCTGATGGGGTACGACCTCATGTCAGGTTTGCCGTGGATATGTTCGGTTGTGTTAGCCCGGTGGAGCTCGTAACGCGAGTCCAGGTCAGAAAACTGCTCAGAGGAGGATCTGGTGGGTCCAACCCGTCTCTTTGATTGGTCCTTGCGGGGCTGCTGGGCAGCCTGGGGTTGACTAGCGCTAGCGGTAACTTCTGTGTCTGCACGGCCCAGTTCGTGTGACGAGGCACGCGCTGGGTCTAGTTTGGACGAACTAGTGCCAGCTGCATAACGGGCCTGGTCCAGTTGGGACATGGCATGGACACTAACCGACTGAGGTGGGAGGGTTGTTCTGGCATATCCGTGAGTCGGAGGATGACCTCTTCTGGAGCGGCTGCGACGTGAGTGACGGCTGCTACGGGATTGCACGTCATGTCGGGGCTGGGTATGTGTCAGGTGAGGGCCAGCCTGGGCATGCAAATGGTCCAGTAAAGGCCTGCTTCTGGAATGCCCCTGGTCTTGAGAGGGGGTGCTTTGGCCATGGGAAGGGCGCTCTTGAGCATGAGGGGTTTTGGCATGGGCATGACCAGGATCAAGGAGGGTGCTACATTTAGCATCAATCTCATCATGATGCATATGCAGACTGTCCTGACTCCGGAACCTGTCCCTCGCTTGGGCAGGATCTGGCTGAAATTGTGAGGAATCCTGCAAATTTGGGACGCTTCCTAAGTCTACATAGTCCGGCAGTGGAGGGAGGCTGCCCATTGCATTGATGTCAATGTAGTCAGGTAGTGGGGGAAGTTCACCCATTGACGCGATATAGTCAGGTAGGGGAGGAAGATCACCCATGGAGCTAGCATAGTCAGGTAGGGGAGGGAGCTCTCCCTTTTCAAGGATCTGTTTCGTTGTTGGTGACAAGGTTAAACTTTGTTTCTTAGATTTAGGGAGAAGCTGCCCTTTATGTTTGATGTTTAAAGAGGAGGCTTGGCTTCCACCATCTTGAGTGTAACTCAAACCAAGAGATGACCCACTCCTGACCTTTAAGACTTCAGGCTCTTGCTCTATGTTGTAATCAGACTCTGCCTGTGCCAGTACGCGTTGAGCCTTCTTATTGTGATGCTCTATCCTTTCATCAACTGATCTTTGTCTCTCCCGTGAGTCTAGCGTTCTGTGAGATCCTTGGTGACGATGTCGCTCGGCAGGTGCAGACTTGTGTCTCTGCCTGGCTCTCTCCCCAGCCTCTGCCTTTGCCCTGGCCTCTGCCTGTTGTCTCTTCTGCCTCCTGCTTGCCTTTGTATCCCGGGGTAACGAGGTAGAAGTGGGCCATCTACTTAGACTAGTGTGCTCTCCCAATATCACTTGTGGTTCTGGAAGCTTTTGTTCTTTGCTCTTAGATTGAGCAGTGGACGATCCTTTCCTCTTGGGTTGAGCGGCAACATGCTCTGGCCTTGCGACTCCCCTTTTGTCGACATGCTGCGGCGCCACCTTTCCAGGTGTTGGTATTGCAGTGGGAGTGTCCATGCCCATTGTCAACTCCGTCAACACCTGCTGCCTTGAGCGAGGACGTCTCACATTTGAAGAGGTTGGTAATGACCCTTCTTTCGGTTGGCCGGCAAAACTTTGCAATGTCTTACCCGAACCCTCTGCACTGCCCATGATTTCTTGACTCGATCGTTTCTGACCTGGACCTGTTTTTGCTCCCTTGTCCTGCTTCGAATCACCTCTTGTCTGTGCTGTCTCGGGCACTTTACCATCTATCGAATCTCTTTGCGACTTGTCATCACTACCTTTTGATTGCGTTACCGTTTTATCCGGTTGACTTTCTGCTTGAACTTTCTTTGCaacatattcatttttgttGGGCTTTTCAACTAAGGAGTCACCTGTGGGGGGTTGTTCTTGTGATTTGTTCTGTGGTTGTGGGATTGTGTCGTCCTTCTCTGTTTGGCTCGGCTGTGGCGGCTGACAGTTCTCCTCGTCAGCACAGGTAATCTCTAACTTCTGGATCTGGTGAACTACATATTCCATCGCCTCCGGGGAGATAACTGCCCTGCAAAAGTCAACAGCACAACCAAAAGTCACAATTGAGGCTTGAGGTTGATCTGGTGCCAAACAACTTTTACAATACTATATAATGGTATATCCACCACAAATCACAAGAAATATTGAATGAGCAATGGACCTATTACTACAGCCACATCAATTGGACAAACAGATTCAAATGTCAAGTgcggcatacatgtacactttacTTAAATTGAAATTCTAACTGCAGCAGAAAGATCCTTGCCACAGCATTGGCAATGACGATAGGTTGTTGCATTTGCAATaatcaaagtttgttttaccTAAAATGAGCCATCAAATGTTGTAGAGGTACATACTTCAATGTACCTTTGCCATTTTTATGGCTTCTTGCAGTCAACCAGGAATAGCATTGTAAACTTCAATTAACTACTGAAGTGCAGATGGGTTCATCATCCTAATACAttgtagatacattgtacataaggTTCATTTTTCCTAACTCTTGTGTTCAGATATCTATTAGATAATAGAAGTAGTTGTGGAAGCTAGTAGTCAAAGTGTGAGGCAGTAGGTATGTACAAACTTTACAGGTACCTGAAATGTAACATGCAACACTGTAACGCTGATCAATTTCTCGCTGAGCTGCAGGCTTGGTCATGGGCACTTCCTGTGGCTGTTCTGTTTTTGGAAGATCTTGTTACCAAGTTTGGAACATTTTGGATTGTACAGAGTTTGATCAGCACCGAAATTCACCAGGTTAGTAGTTGTAAGCAATGACTATACAGCATTAGGTTTTATGTTATGATGGTTGCTTTTGTTAGTAGTGTGGGATTTTGTGTGCCACTTCTCATTACACCTTTGGGGCACAGTTGATTCTTACTGACAGTGTGTTGGGATTAGATTTGGAGGGATACAAAAGGATAGAGACCCAGGTATTCAATagagaagttttcttttaaaacaaattttaaaataaGCACATAGTTTTCCATTTTAGTCTAACTTTAAGTGAGAGGCAGATAGTGGTTCAACAAGCTGGTTGTGTAATAGGCAAGAAATTTACTGCAGTTGTCTACATTGTAAAATTGCAAGTTATGAAGCAATTAAAGCAGCTTTTATGATAAGTCACCTTTCCTTTGGGGATGGGTAAGACTTTTCACAATCAGAGGACTGACTGAGACTGTCCTCATCTGTGGTGCAGGAGGTGATACTGCTGGAGCGCTCCCTGGGAGGGTGGAGCAGGCTGGGACCCTGATCTGAGGACTGGCTCTCCCTGTCTTCACTGGAGTCTCGCTTCTGGGAccttctctctctttttctacGTGAAATGACAGGATAAGCATCAATTACTAACAAGGTTCTCAAACTACAGCCCATATTAGCACGAAAGGACACTTACAAATATTCCTTTTTCCCCCCGAACTATACCGGAGTGGAactccctgcctggcacggtcgTGACAGCCCCACTGTTGGGTCGCTCTGTGCTGGAAGCTTACCCGCCTTAGCCCAGGACCTCAACTCCCCCCTATAGTTTGCCCCTGACGGGGTTATCTGGGGGTAGTGTAATGTAATGTAGATGAGATGATTGTACATAAAAATGTTGTGTAAGCTATTTACTGTTATCAATTATGTATCAATCTTCAGGAAGGGAGAGAGCTTGATATTCTATGGAGTTGACTTCACTGTGATTACATAAGTCAATGACTTAAAGAATAAATCTGCTTCTCTTAAGAAGAACAAAATCCCTTTGCCTGTGATGATCAGGACATTAATCTGTATGTTGTCATCTGTCCTGTCATGCATAAATGTTCTGCTGACATAGCAAATGATTTCATTTTGCCCTGATTTGGAATGAAGGAAGCCAGGCTTGTGCATTGCTGTATTACCTATCCTTCGCTGATGTGTAGGATGATTTGTCACTCTCTGATGTCTGGCTGATGATGCTGATGCTGTCCTCATCAGTGGTACATGATGTCACACTGCTGGAGCGGTCCCTTGGCACAGGTAAGTTCTGGGGCACGATCTGGGTGCGATCCACCTGACGTTCTCTGTTCTCGCTGGGGTCTCGCTTGTGTGATCTCTTGTCCCTTTTCCTGGAATCAGAGAATTTGTGATAGAATCAAATGCAAATTCTGTGTCAGTTGTGCCACGAACATTGCAGTACAAACAAAGGAATGTGAATTCTGTTTGCACAACCTTTCAATCATTGCACGTATTTTTCGCAACATGAAAAAAAGCCACTCAATTAGCATGCCTGCGGTTAGTTTCCAATTACAGCAAACAGAACTACTGTATTCAATGCATATGCTCACTATTTATGAACCTGAAGTTGTATCTAATGATTCTAGAGGTTGGATTTGTGCTCATTATAGTCACATAAAGTTGTGGTACCTGGCTGGACTGGCAGTTTTAGTTTTCCCGTGAGGCTTCTTCATCTTGAAGCCTCGTCTAATGTCCTCCAGCAGGTTGTCCACCATACCTGGTGCTGCAAGTGCACAAAGGTATCACAGTATGCAACCTAGTGTTCATTAAGCATCTTTAATGCGTCTGCTCTGAGATACTACtaccagtactactactactactactgactGAGAACTGAGAACAGATTTGTTTCTCTCTACCTTCTGTTTCCGTGGGAGAGGCGGGGGCGCTGAAGCGTCCAGGTGGCGGGGCGTCGGCCTTCATGGCCTTCCTCCTGGCCTCGAACTCCTCCCGCTCACGGCGCTTCTTCTCTGCCATGTCCTCCTGCAACCGGCGCTGGATGTTCTCCTGAGCACGGCAGATTTAAAGAAATTTAGCGGCCTGCAAATCTAAACAATGTCATACAGTCACAAcatctctgtatctgtatctatatagccggtataaccgcccttcggcgtaacacaccagatttgcAGGCATAcagtgtggcagcagctggttatattacactaaacAACCTGTCAtgcctaacctttgcacatctatctgcatgATACCTCTATTTGGCAATAAAAGTTCCTGGTGCATTTAACTGATATGTCAACTGCAGTATTCAACCAAACATAACCTCCAAAATATGCTATCATCTGTAAATACTGGAAAGACTTTGTTCGTCATTTTGACCTGGATGATGACCACACCTTGTGAGCTGTCTTGACCCTCTCACAGAATGTCTTGAAGATCTGCAGGCACTCCTCGAGTTGGAAGCTGTTGGGGTCCTCGCAGAAGTGGACAGCCAGCTTCCTGGCCAGCTGCTTGATGCCAGCCAGCTCTTTCTGCAGCTCGCAGACACTCACCATGGCTCGCTACACAAGTCGGATTTTACATTAGAAACAGGAGTTCAAAGATATGACacatccatgaaatatttagagtttcTTAATGTCCTTTTTAATTGTAGtccatcaaatatgcaaatgaggtattgATTAACTTTGCATGTGTTcattgatcacttcctgtcactctacagtGAACAGGACTGGCATGTGGAAAATGGCCTACTATTTTCTGCCATCATGCAGGAAAATCATTTTGACCTCCAAGTCAACCTgtccatcctgccagtctctggTTACAATGCATTACACTGCACTTGGCTCTCTACACAGTGTAGACAGCTGCTCAAACTAATGTTAAGTGCTCAGACTAGAGCATGTTCATATTGTCTAACTTCATAAACTCTTTACAATGTTTTGCACTAAGCCTGCTTAGTCATTGTGTGAAATGAGCAGATTCCAAAGATTTTTTCAGACAACTGCCCCCTATGTGTTAAAGAGAAGCCGTACCTCGACAAATGTTTGGAACTGCTCCTTAACATCATCCTCAGAGTTGGACAGCTGTTTGTGGAGACGGTGCAGTCCTGTCATCAGCTGCTGGATCTCACTGCTCAGCCCTTCCATGGATAACCTAGGGGTCATTACATACATGACTAACAAACTAGAGGTTTTTTACATTCGTAGAATTCATAGATTTATTCTATTACATAGGAAGCTTTAGGATTGATGGTAAAGATGAAGGGTTATTCCTGACCTTGCTGCTTCTTCCAGATGTTTCATGTCATCTGGGAAAGTCAAGATGGCTGGGTCCTTCTCCTCTGCTTCCTACATGAGCAGTAAACATAGAACCTAACTTACTGTATCTTAGTTTATACCATGCATGCACAAATATGAACTACAAATCCAAGACTTAGttgaaaaatacattatacTGGTAAGTTCCATTTAATACAAttggtttctttttgttttatcttGAGTTATTTGTGCAGGGTAACACCTAATTGTGATGTTGATGACTGCAACACTTTTAGACGATGAACAAGAAAGCATTAAGATTGCAGATAAGTATCAATCTGGTAAGATAAATGCTgctttacctgcaccacaaaATGCATCAGGTTCATCTTGGGCTTGTTGGCCCTGGTGTCGACCAATCGCAGAAGAGAGTGGAGCCGGAAGCCTGCAGCATTGCCAGCATAACCACCCTGCACAAGGATTTAgttccattttagatgataagACATGCAAAACAGGATTGGTACAGACCCGCCAAATGTGAAACAGAAAGGGTTGGAActcaaaagaaagcaaaaaaactTGAAAGGGGTGTACTACAcactaaaaacaacaaaagtgtatcataAATACGGAACATCTTGCTCATACCCCATTGACTGCCCACAGCTCTGGAATAAATGCAAGATTCTATGATTCTTTTCTGGTCTATTTTTGAATAGTAATAACAAAATTCAAGAAAGacaatttgaaacattttttggtCACAAAGATCTAGCAATCAAAGAATTTAAGTCTAAGACATCTGTGCACACTGTTGTTTCCACTGAAAAGAGACAAATTTTATTTCATCCCTTGGGTACTGGGGAAATGAAAATTTTGATTTGAGGTAAGAACAGCTGCAATGTCCTGATAAGGATGTTTCACCATTCTAATTACCTTGCAGCTGTAACCATGTATAGAATTTTCCTTTGACCAGATAAATGTCAGTGGACCTCCTACGTATACTATCAGTTGCATAAGTAATTACAGAACCATAGTGTGGGCTGTGAATTTTAAGCAACAAAAAACGCACTGGAAGAAAtgtaaaatcacaaaattcTAAACAAAGTCTTAGTATAAATTAAACTTCCAACAAACTCTTAGCACAAAATTTGCAATGTCAGGTAAATTTGCACACGTGAAGGCTGTATTGCACATTGTGTAACAGTAGTGCCAACGACACAAAGGCAACCACACATGTAGCTGAGGGGTAGCTGAGATATAACTCACAAAGTTGAGGAAGTTTCCAGTCAACAGGATGAGCTGTAGAAGCCGTTGGAGTTTCTTGTTTTCCAGCAGGTCCTGGCACGCCTGCTGGATGGTACGGATGGACGGCTTCAGGAACGCCATGCTGGCCGAGAACTCCTCCTTCATCACCATGCCTTCCACACGCAGGCGATAACTACACGCGGGAACGGACATGACAGGATGTGACCACTAACCCGACTCaggacaagtgaaagtgctgatcaggcaagtgcatgtcctaccccacttgtcagATCagacaagtaagatttttccatgagagagatcttgatatacttgttaccaTTCACAGTCTTAGCAATAAGCATTGGTcaatacagaaaaatagagACAACAATAAAATAATTCCAATGGTGGaattgaaaatacaaatatCATTCAAAAAATGTTAGGACAAATGAAAAGTTAGTTggagcaagtaaattttctatgtacttggCCAATagaacaagtgaattttagaaaacttgtccaacactGCATGATATGAAGCGAGTGTTATCTCCATCTCAAgttgattttgtttcatttaagtcttaattatatttcagccataccataggtatggtgaaatatattgtattcgtaatgtttctttctttctcctgtcaaatcttcaaatcgattcaactccgtcgttcctggaccgaattacttgaaatttggcacaagggtagagtgggtcaatacccaggtgcttatttctcatttttttcatatcttcctttaaaatgattttattcatgttttttgcaatttttatgtacattttgcccccctgttccctggtgttacagccaaatgacctaaaatttggtacagaggtgccttgatgatatgcccacaaaattccaaaaacaattttggcatacggtacagcaaaatgcttaattttggcattttttgcgattttttgccccagaaatgacattttttggctcctatacccccattttacaaccaaatgatctgaaatttggtataggagtgccgtctacatatgcgcacatgaattcattgacaactttggcatacggtacaacaaaatgcttaattttggaattttttggccattgtttgaccaaaaacgtacgcttttggctcctgttccctggtcttgtagccaaatgacctacattttggtaaataggtgcactagctattcattcaaatgacccatgtataatttctggcataaaccacttcaaaatgatatatttgggtacttttttagtaattctccactggccagagggtcaacaacctcaaggtcgttgacctctcccacctgaagacagcatgtgcacatgtctatgtatactagtaacttgattaaagaggcaaccaatcacgtagcctgagtcaacatcccaaaggggattggcagccaatcagtgagcccggtgttatctggatgagtccattctggcacggagggggtacatatgttttgaattcatggggatgttttcaaatttagttttagaaaggtgataattcaatattccatttttagtggaagtgtttttggactggtctattttaccttttcatgccttttttgcttagttcaaccttgaccatgttttcagtcagagtatttctggactggtctattgtgcaaattcacatggggtgcactggaagagtccattcttgcactaggaattttgtaagattcatttttgggtctcattaagtgtcattagtggaagcgacttttaaacaaaagtgttcgattcttgcacatgggtgattttggaaacgtctgttgttgcatggggagggagatggctgaaatatgctgcatttgctctcaagcaaatgtcggcctttctagttcatctttCTCTTCATAATTCCTCCCAAATGatgtaactgtattcatacgtgactgatgaacctcttcaacgatccTCCCAAATGCCTCTCCATATATGCAGAGATTTCAAAACGTATTTCCTTTATTTCTAGGGTTGTACCATATGTCTCATCAATGTGTTCTGATGTATACATCAACTATGATAATCTCTTCTTTCTGACATTTGAGGCATGAAGCACTTTAGAAAAAGGGAGCAGGTGCTAACTGCAGATTAATGAGAATCTGATTATTTCTGGTAATGACTGTAGAAATGCCCAATCACACAATGAAGTATTCCATCATCATCGTAGGTGACTGATGGCCAATGATTCAGCCTTTCATTCTAAATGACTCATGAAAAACCTGGCTCAATAAGTGCTATTGACAGCATATGCATGGGAAATGATTAAAAAACAGCACCAGTAATAGTATTGATTTTGCCATTGGTACGTTCTCAAATTCTAGAATACGTATAATTTCCTCCAGTATGTATCACAAATAGGGTGCAAGATAGTCTCGTCTAAGATAGAAAATTAAGATGGATTCTAATTGGAAGGTCAGGACGTTATTTCACCTTGGAAGCTCTAATAGAAGGAGGAAGAATTTCTCAGCTGCTCCCAGCTTGGTCTTGTCACCTTCATAGGATGTCAGGAGCTCAATCTGCATTTAGACATAATGGGTTTGGAATATTATTTCCATAACGTTACCATACGGAAAAGTCGTAAATTAAAGCAACTAGATTTAGTTATGATGTTACACAGATTCCAGAAAGTAGAGCATACATCGTTAAGTTTAAAGGGTATGGTACCCCTGATTTCAGCATTGGAAAATCTGTGTCTAGCATCCGtaaaatcagcaccatggacataaaccatcaatatttcattttgcagatGTCCATCTTTTGCAGCATAAGCCTTTACCCGAAATTAAAAAGTTGTACAACAGAGAAGCTATTCTATATCATGACATAACCAGTAGCTATATATAAATAGAATTACAGCCAAAGCCTTTACCAAGTGTAGGCAAAGTTAGCCTTCACGTTACTGCCTTTTGTCCCACTAACATCATGTCACCTAATATACTCAGCATTTGCCTAGGACGGGTAATTTCATAAGAGTGGCTGGCACAGGACAGGTTTTATGACTTCATTGCATGCATTGCCAAACACAAGCACATACCTCATGAGCCTGTGGCAGCAGCCTCAGCAGTCCCTTAAGTCTCTCAGCACCCATTTTCTCAGGGTCACCTTGCTGTACCATGTCTATAATCTCTTCATGGGAGCTAGAAATGGAAACAAAATTCGTTCTGCATAAGAGGGCTCTTTTCAAATCCCTTCCTGGGGGAGACCTAGTCCTGGTTCTGGTTTATGCTTCGTAGTCTTTAAACCTGTTCAGGCTCAGTTTAgaaatacta contains the following coding sequences:
- the LOC118418763 gene encoding formin-J-like isoform X2, with translation MFRRRWILPRKPPAEQHGGFDRDSLSNLENADPELCIRLLRTPTVQNYSGLKKKLEHCDAEWMQDFLQLDGLGVLFECLDRLSDRGFSSFTNAYIQLECVGCVRAVMNSRTGLEYIIENREFTRTLAKALDTENTMVKKQVFELLSAICVYSLEGYELAIDALENYKLAKNQRYRFSLIINELRFADVTTYKSTLMAFINCIIVATEDLEDRIRIRNEFIGLQLLDIMTDLRRGDDPDLLIQCEVFDEQKLSDEEELSNPEEIDLGSHIDVFYAIFKKVSYSPQASSFLNILVNLLQLDPTDSFSDVVWDTLDRLVQKATLLERRYQADMLLAQGVREIRWQIENTLALGTDDGGNRTLERPRKNLHSEAQTDLLMKDIEALMNERKRMGKKTIDLEKVRTMMCQSCGKTGGETVRSVPRETGPVTHRPTEEELYRYNYNELLRIEEELVGQQVHRKAAIPTGAVPTPFTMGEESAELSGTRIGPRPPFPRSIVTDVFPSSTTTVLSIQQADASVPAPPEPSQAVNRMLASFNALMQQYTETGEEAIPMSSMNVPDRRGPFPPEQYPPVRYPYPAQPNVANAPLSTAPRPQMGAPTYHPAVQYAPSGTSMPIQAAMPSQGIPISDKVGDANARAASSGGSAVVSATHTTSMTQVVPNQAGAEAIQRQGGGSIVPAPYPGPGYSETIQESRHQASYAEAGYTGVPTAVGSALAPASYPSTIASYPSTVASYPSTVASYPSTVASYPSTIASYPSTVVPYPSTVSAYPTTAAPMLYTTTGQVIPSTGIAGTTIVTIASSTLAATVATNAYPISTANALIEGTYSYTQPQSSQPGTIVVFTAEGQAVVATETVSPIPTSMSPSPSPPPPGPPPPLLTRNPPQSAPSSPPVPPPPPGRVSIPVAFIERKEETVHPNVPKPAGKLKHVNWVKIPQHAMSGKNNVWTKIREWEERIEPDFSRAEELFRQTELPTRERKKKQEEVNLLEGKRSLNINIYLRQFKCSHEEIIDMVQQGDPEKMGAERLKGLLRLLPQAHEIELLTSYEGDKTKLGAAEKFFLLLLELPSYRLRVEGMVMKEEFSASMAFLKPSIRTIQQACQDLLENKKLQRLLQLILLTGNFLNFGGYAGNAAGFRLHSLLRLVDTRANKPKMNLMHFVVQEAEEKDPAILTFPDDMKHLEEAARLSMEGLSSEIQQLMTGLHRLHKQLSNSEDDVKEQFQTFVERAMVSVCELQKELAGIKQLARKLAVHFCEDPNSFQLEECLQIFKTFCERVKTAHKENIQRRLQEDMAEKKRREREEFEARRKAMKADAPPPGRFSAPASPTETEAPGMVDNLLEDIRRGFKMKKPHGKTKTASPARKRDKRSHKRDPSENRERQVDRTQIVPQNLPVPRDRSSSVTSCTTDEDSISIISQTSESDKSSYTSAKDRKRERRSQKRDSSEDRESQSSDQGPSLLHPPRERSSSITSCTTDEDSLSQSSDCEKSYPSPKERAVISPEAMEYVVHQIQKLEITCADEENCQPPQPSQTEKDDTIPQPQNKSQEQPPTGDSLVEKPNKNEYVAKKVQAESQPDKTVTQSKGSDDKSQRDSIDGKVPETAQTRGDSKQDKGAKTGPGQKRSSQEIMGSAEGSGKTLQSFAGQPKEGSLPTSSNVRRPRSRQQVLTELTMGMDTPTAIPTPGKVAPQHVDKRGVARPEHVAAQPKRKGSSTAQSKSKEQKLPEPQVILGEHTSLSRWPTSTSLPRDTKASRRQKRQQAEARAKAEAGERARQRHKSAPAERHRHQGSHRTLDSRERQRSVDERIEHHNKKAQRVLAQAESDYNIEQEPEVLKVRSGSSLGLSYTQDGGSQASSLNIKHKGQLLPKSKKQSLTLSPTTKQILEKGELPPLPDYASSMGDLPPLPDYIASMGELPPLPDYIDINAMGSLPPLPDYVDLGSVPNLQDSSQFQPDPAQARDRFRSQDSLHMHHDEIDAKCSTLLDPGHAHAKTPHAQERPSHGQSTPSQDQGHSRSRPLLDHLHAQAGPHLTHTQPRHDVQSRSSRHSRRSRSRRGHPPTHGYARTTLPPQSVSVHAMSQLDQARYAAGTSSSKLDPARASSHELGRADTEVTASASQPQAAQQPRKDQSKRRVGPTRSSSEQFSDLDSRYELHRANTTEHIHGKPDMRSYPIRQSQSTIIDWKLQLPDSEEDKLGEQDRDGSGDSSRDRSDSGSRPSTLSMSRERRRSRGWNEDPSPYSLLQEKVQDAKGDVPSDVALAMSLFGPGDQPPPAQKPIEPPPRHRTRNACSPPGSPFGLPDVNKIADAITCKQQ